The window GCGACTTTATTTTTACTAACAGCCATAATATCCACCTCACAAAACTATTTCTCTATTAGACCAATTAAACTCATCTGTGCGATAGTCTTTCTTATTTAACAGTCCACGTCTCCACGTAATACATTTTTCCTGAGCGGAACTGCTGGATTACTAGTGGCTTCGCTAAAGGATCGTGTGTGGCGGGGTCCATCGTAAGATTGAAGTGAGCAAGCTGGAGGTTTTTTGTACTTTCAAGAGCGTTCTTTATGCTCTCTCCATCGTATTTTCCAGCCCTTTTAAGAGCATCTGAAATTGCATACATTATGTCATACGCCATGACTACGCTAGTGTATTCAGCCTCTTTGGCGCCAAATTTTTTCTCATATTTGGCCAAAACAGCCTGGACATTCTTATCTTCCAAATCCATATTGCTAGACCAATAGCTATCATTCATCGTATCGCCGGCTATTTCGTACATTGTCATGCTAAAACCATCGCCACCTAATAGCGCCGGTTTCCAGCCAAGTTCTGCCGCCTGCTTTACCATCAACCCCATTTCCTTATACATCGAAGGCATCACGAGGGCTCCGGCACCTGTAGCCTTGGCCTTTGTCAACTGTGCCCGGAAGTCGACATCCCCTGATCTGTAGCCGTACGAAAATACCTTTCCGCCAAGTTGGGTGTAGCGTTCGACGAAAAATTGTTTTACGCCCTCTGAAGATTCACTGCCGACATCGTGCAACAATGCTGCCGTCTTAACCCCCAGTTTTTTGAAAAGATAGTCAGCCATAACAGTACCGTGCCACGGATCCGTTGCACATAGCCTAAATACATAAGGGCGGACTTTTTTCTTTTTAACGTCAAAAGTTGCTGCTGGATTGGAGGCAAAGGGAGAGACAAGCGGCACGCGGGCCTTTTCAAGTATTGGAGCCAATGCCATCACCATTCCGCTGCTATTCGCTCCTCCGATGACCTGTATTCCCTCGTCGATCAAGCGGCGGGCGGATACGATGACATCTTCTTGTCTTCCTCTATCGTCATAAACAATAAGCTCCAGCTGTTTACCATTGACACCACCCGCAGCATTGA is drawn from Cloacibacillus porcorum and contains these coding sequences:
- a CDS encoding ABC transporter substrate-binding protein is translated as MKTIKRMLVTLSLVLIFVSSAMAADTIKIGFLASLTGEGSTFGQEQVRGAEVAIDEINAAGGVNGKQLELIVYDDRGRQEDVIVSARRLIDEGIQVIGGANSSGMVMALAPILEKARVPLVSPFASNPAATFDVKKKKVRPYVFRLCATDPWHGTVMADYLFKKLGVKTAALLHDVGSESSEGVKQFFVERYTQLGGKVFSYGYRSGDVDFRAQLTKAKATGAGALVMPSMYKEMGLMVKQAAELGWKPALLGGDGFSMTMYEIAGDTMNDSYWSSNMDLEDKNVQAVLAKYEKKFGAKEAEYTSVVMAYDIMYAISDALKRAGKYDGESIKNALESTKNLQLAHFNLTMDPATHDPLAKPLVIQQFRSGKMYYVETWTVK